In Cryptococcus gattii WM276 chromosome N, complete sequence, a single window of DNA contains:
- a CDS encoding Glycylpeptide N-tetradecanoyltransferase, putative (Similar to SGTC gene model, XP_568517.1) — MSTLPNQSLPAESQPGVEEILDKFQKLGEEAAEEDVNEDDGDAAEDGGDGEDGDEQAEDGGGGEGSGDKKRKKKKKKKGKASKAVEKLKTIATGQAPQEVIDAVRGEMDSSDSKAATDEEIRRALKAADLMRILDGKMALGNKSGTKNLGEHKFWKTQPVPQITGSGAPAPIAEGPIDDPKTPADVRQEPGVLPAGFEWSTIDINDEEQSKEVYVLLCENYVEDDDAMFRFNYSREFLLWALTAPGYLPDWHIGVRVQKTKKLVAFISGIKIDIRVRAKTFPAAEINFLCVHKKLRSKRLAPVLIKEVTRRVNLTNIWQAIYTAGVILPTPIGTCRYFHRNLNPPKLVDIGFSPLPRGSTIARLVQQYTVPSHPRIPGFREMKTEDVPQVGALLRRYLDRFDVVQAFKDDDEVEHWFLSGQGKEVSGRRVEQVVWAYVVEDPTTHRITDLISFYALPSTIMKHPKHNLLNAAYMFYYATDVIFSPSSTSAHSDADVNAGESSVAAVGTGGEDAKTKKKLETRLNALTVDLLVIAKQAGFDVFNALTLLDNNMFLQEQKFGPGDGYLNYYLYNWNCAPIDGGQHSTTAKQGSKIGVVML, encoded by the exons ATGTCCACTCTACCCAACCAGTCTCTCCCGGCAGAATCGCAGCCTGGGGTAGAGGAAATCCTGGACAAGTTCCAGAAACTTGGGGAAGAAGCTGCAGAGGAAGATGTcaatgaagatgatggcGATGCTGCCGAGGACGGCGGTGATGGGGAAGATGGCGATGAACAAGCTGAGGATGGTGGGGGAGGGGAAGGTTCTGGAGAcaaaaagaggaaaaaaaagaagaagaagaagggaaaagcTAGCAAAGCCGTCGAAAAGCTCAA AACCATTGCTACAGGCCAAGCACCTCAGGAAGTCATCGACGCTGTAAGAGGGGAAATGGATTCCTCTGATAGCAAGGCCGCTACCGACG AGGAGATTCGACGTGCTTTGAAAGCGGCGGATTTGATGAGGATCCTTGATGGTAAAATGGCTTTGGGAAACAAGTCCGGGACGAAGAACCTTGGCGAGCACAAG TTCTGGAAGACGCAGCCCGTTCCTCAAATAACCGGCTCCGGTGCTCCTGCTCCTATTGCTGAAGGCCCTATCGACGATCCCAAGACCCCCGCAGACGTCAGACAAGAACCAGGAGTTTTACCGGCTGGATTCGAATGGAGTACTATTGATATCAATGACGAGGAGCAA AGTAAAGAAGTTTACGTCCTGTTGTGCGAGAATTATGTAGAGGACGATGATGCCATGTTCCGATTCAACTATTCTAGAGAATTCTTACTCTG GGCCCTTACTGCTCCGGGATACTTGCCTGATTGGCACATTGGTGTACGCGTACAAAAGACGAAGAAACTCGTTGCTTTCATCTCTGGTATCAAGATTGACATTCGCGTTCGCGCCAA GACATTCCCCGCAGCCGAGATCAATTTCCTTTGTGTCCACAAAAAACTCCGATCCAAACGTCTCGCTCCCGTATTAATCAAAGAAGTCACTCGAAGAGTCAATTTAACAAATATCTGGCAAGCCATCTACACCGCTGGTGTCATTCTCCCTACTCCCATTGGTACTTGTCG ATATTTCCACCGCAACCTCAATCCCCCCAAACTCGTCGACATCGGCTTCTCCCCCCTTCCTCGCGGAAGCACTATCGCTCGGCTTGTACAACAATACACCGTCCCTTCTCACCCGCGTATCCCCGGTTTTCGCGAGATGAAGACGGAAGACGTGCCCCAGGTGGGGGCTCTGTTGAGGAGATATTTGGATAGGTTCGATGTGGTGCAAGCGTTCAAGGATGATGACGAGGTTGAACATTGGTTTTTGAGTGGGCAGGGGAAGGAGGTGAGTGGGAGGAGGGTCGAGCAGGTCGTTTGGGCCTATGTTGTCGAA GATCCAACAACCCACCGCATCACCGACCTCATTTCCTTCTATGCCCTCCCTTCAACCATCATGAAACACCCCAAACACAACTTACTAAACGCCGCTTACATGTTCTATTACGCTACCGACGTGATCTTCTCCCCTTCATCCACTTCTGCCCACTCCGATGCCGATGTCAATGCTGGAGAAAGCTCAGTAGCGGCTGTGGGTACAGGAGGGGAAGATGCGAAGACGAAAAAGAAGTTGGAGACGAGGTTGAATGCGTTGACCGTGGATTTACTGGTCATCGCGAAACAG GCTGGTTTCGATGTCTTCAACGCACTGACGTTACTCGACAACAACATGTTCTTGCAAGAACAAAAG TTCGGACCAGGCGATGGCTATCTCAATT ATTACCTGTACAACTGGAACTGTGCCCCTATCGATGGCGGACAACATTCTACAACCGCCAAGCAAGGATCGAAGATTGGTGTTGTCATGCTCTAA
- a CDS encoding Ribosome biogenesis-related protein, putative (Similar to TIGR gene model, INSD accession AAW47001.1) produces the protein MDVSHVLQEYTGSQHAPPAAPAATDPPLLAAFDASPTDPAAYADREPHLLQLTLASTASLLAALFALPTTPSPAGPVAAFPPPTTLLPREKPLPKPKPLTKWERFANEKGISHKKKEKDVWDDERQEWVPRWGRFGKNKDKEEQWLHEVKPGEEADKDPAKTARGERKARIAKNTKQNTANIAAASASVTAARATAAAERAARKEELNRNMLISKTSTASLGKFDNKIQGEPKARGMKRKFDANIPSSGTGGGEGTEKERQMAVLKRVERGETNKSKKGGEGVDGGLNVRKALRFSGDGGKMRPKTTGKKGKRK, from the exons ATGGACGTCTCCCACGTGCTCCAGGAGTACACCGGCAGCCAGCACGCCCCCCCCGCCGCCCCCGCAGCGACCGACCCCCCCCTCCTCGCCGCATTCGACGCCTCCCCCACGGACCCCGCCGCGTACGCCGACCGCGAGCCCCACCTGCTCCAGCTCACACTCGCCTCCACCGCCTCCCTCCTCGCCGCCCTCTTCGCCCTCCCCACCACCCCCTCCCCCGCCGGCCCCGTCGCCGCCTTCCCCCCGCCCACCACCCTGCTCCCCAGGGAGAAACCCCTCCCGAAGCCAAAGCCGCTCACCAAGTGGGAGCGCTTTGCGAACGAAAAGGGCATAAGCcacaagaagaaggagaaggacgTGTGGGACGACGAGCGGCAGGAGTGGGTCCCCAGGTGGGGCAGGTTTGGCAAGAACAAGGATAAGGAGGAGCAGTGGCTCCATGAAGTCAAGCCCGGTGAGG AAGCGGACAAGGACCCGGCAAAGACGGCGCGGGGGGAGCGTAAAGCCCGCATCGCCAAAAACACCAAGCAAAACACGGCCAACATCGCCGCCGCCTCTGCCAGCGTCACCGCGGCCCGCGCCACCGCCGCGGCCGAGCGTGCGGCCCGTAAAGAAGAATTGAACAGAAACATGCTCATCTCCAAAACGTCGACGGCGTCGTTGGGCAAATTCGATAACAAGATTCAAGGCGAACCGAAAGCGCGCGGCATGAAACGCAAATTCGACGCCAATATCCCTTCCTCCGGCACCGGAGGAGGCGAAGGCAcggagaaggagagacAGATGGCCGTGCTCAAGCGGGTGGAGAGGGGGGAAACGAACAAGTCGAAAAAGGGCGGAGAGGGTGTGGACGGCGGGTTGAATGTGAGGAAAGCACTTCGGTTTAGTGGCGACGGTGGGAAAATGAGGCCAAAGACGACCGGcaagaaggggaagagaaagtag
- a CDS encoding Transcriptional regulatory protein, putative (Similar to TIGR gene model, INSD accession AAW47002.1) gives MSADYSMYSRPPPPPVHGHEPTRMYAIPPPQYQDYYRDYYQPPPQRFQHEHEYTLGHSQLSPPHPHPSYSHPYSHPAAPQPHMISYPPPPSWRPEPSSPFHHQSALPPTAHHSSVNEQSTSHADEKLKAESSTAAVTENANLLPRKRGRPRKHPLPVVPPDTGKDERASAAKQRDKKHSRGSEEHMNAGQMGQETGSDELEAGLALAGLKRRESAPAPIPDGTPESVKRVKRENDDEKDEKKEKESQVKKRGEGLKKSCAECRRLKAKCDRVFPCSNCKRRGCALVCPDGDLSCMNGKRLVLASTKQLHERIQQLEAALLQAHRATSSSTHPLLAPEYLDGGFASLPNENTDGRGEETKSPRPPLPEGSPIHAMSSPSFTVATPISSAPANLPPSRRIAVQSLLTEASSAPEGKREDEWAGENAAPAMIIGTGHAHSQPPSSPEDLNQRHLVFERLKRIIKVLPSSEVTAQKAERFWETSQWYQTILCREEFESVYFPAVYSPTPANPLSPHKLAVVLMVLTLEAYLDLEQDEDSPLVATYWDAVQACFDTRFGWAASIAGTQALALCTLFVGFGWRGTKASNFYWLRQMTSSALQLGLHRDAHPSFPAEEREFRRRVWHEVYVLDCLICLNHGQRASISVEYIETAYPKGVSLLAYKKYDFIRMVKSRVIEIGSLPDNAPAGWDRVQDVKRLLMQFE, from the exons ATGTCCGCAGACTATTCTATGTACTCTCGCCCACCTCCTCCGCCGGTTCATGGGCACGAGCCGACGCGTATGTACGCCATCCCGCCACCACAATATCAGGATTACTATCGAGACTATTACCAGCCGCCACCGCAGCGCTTTCAGCATGAACACGAGTATACTCTTGGCCACAGCCAGTTATCGCCACCTCACCCTCACCCTTCTTACTCACATCCGTATTCACACCCGGCCGCCCCTCAGCCGCACATGATCTCCTATCCCCCGCCTCCATCCTGGCGTCCTGAGCCTTCTTCCCCGTTCCATCATCAATCGGCTCTTCCCCCTACGGCCCATCATTCATCTGTGAATGAACAATCTACATCTCACGCAGACGAGAAACTAAAAGCCGAGAGTTCAACTGCTGCTGTGACGGAAAATGCGAATCTCCTCCCTAGAAAACGAGGTCGTCCACGCAAGCACCCTCTTCCTGTCGTTCCACCTGACACGGGTAAGGATGAACGGGCATCAGCGGCGAAACAAAGAGACAAAAAGCATTCGCGGGGTAGCGAGGAGCACATGAACGCCGGTCAAATGGGCCAGGAAACGGGAAGTGATGAATTAGAAGCTGGTTTGGCTTTGGCGGGGCTgaaaagaagggagagTGCGCCTGCCCCAATTCCAGATGGGACTCCAGAATCCGTTAAAAGGGTCAAGCGAGAGAACGACGATGAaaaggatgagaagaaggaaaaggaatCTCAGGTGAAAAAGAGAGGTGAAggattgaagaagagttgtGCAGAATGTAGACGATTGAAAGCAAAGTGTGATCGGGTGTTTCCATGTTCGAACTGTAA ACGGAGAGGATGTGCTTTAGTTTGTCCGGATGGTGATCTTAGTTGCATGAACGGAAAGCGACTTGTTCTCGCCTCGACGAAGCAGTTGCACGAAAGAATTCAGCAGCTTGAGGCAGCTCTTTTACAAGCCCACCGCGCGACATCGTCCTCGACCCACCCGCTTTTGGCGCCAGAGTACCTTGACGGGGGCTTTGCGTCGCTGCCCAATGAGAATACTGATGGCAGGGGTGAAGAAACGAAATCACCCAGACCACCGCTTCCGGAAGGGTCGCCTATACACGCCATGTCCTCACCCAGCTTCACCGTCGCCACACCGATTTCGTCTGCACCTGCCaatcttcctccttctcgccGCATTGCCGTTCAGTCCCTTTTGACCGAAGCTTCTTCTGCGCCTGAAGGAAAACGCGAGGATGAATGGGCAGGCGAGAATGCGGCTCCGGCGATGATCATTGGCACGGGCCATGCCCACTCTCAACCGCCTTCCTCGCCCGAAGACCTCAATCAACGACATCTTGTGTTTGAGCGGTTGAAGCGGATTATCAAAGTTCTTCCGTCTAGTGAGGTGACAGCACAAAAAGCAGAGAGGTTCTGGGAAACATCACAATGGTATCAGACCATCCTTTGCCGAGAAGAATTTGAGAGTGTTTATTTCCCTGCCGTGTATTCACCCACCCCTGCGAATCCGCTTTCACCGCACAAACTTGCTGTCGTACTCATGGTGCTCACGCTCGAAGCTTACCTTGACCTGGAGCAAGATGAAGATTCCCCTCTTGTCGCGACATATTGGGATGCCGTGCAGGCTTGCTTTGACACCCGTTTTGGCTGGGCGGCGAGCATTGCCGGTACGCAGGCGTTGGCGCTGTGTACGCTGTTTGTCGGTTTTGGCTGGCGCGGTACAAAGGCGAGCAACTTTTACTGGTTACGGCAGATGACTTCATCTGCTCTGCAGCTCGGCTTGCATCGTGATGCCCATCCATCTTTTCCGGCGGAAGAACGAGAATTTAGGCGACGGGTTTGGCATGAGGTGTACGTCCTTGACTGTTTAATTTGTCTCAATCATGGACAAAGGGCATCGATTTCGGTGGAGTATATCGAAACGGCGTACCCGAAGGGAGTGTCTCTGTTGGCGTATAAGAAGTATGATTTCATCAGAATGGTGAAGAGTCGGGTGATTGAGATTGGGAGTTTGCCAGATAATGCGCCAGCGGGATGGGATAGGGTGCAGGATGTCAAGCGTTTGTTGATGCAATTCGA GTGA
- a CDS encoding Ribosomal protein, putative (Similar to TIGR gene model, INSD accession AAW47003.1) → MSSTDFAAELEKVRRLTGSQLAHQSKPAQLLVAIESTIISTLNAPPPHSSTAYFASLLQCLEKTCADEVGDDEDMAETENMGQGALIPATLYLLAIVVPETPNQVVLSKLSPLLECILPLYDSALEHPPALRSLLQITTAVVLLAPPPLLTSSPLLKKAWNYLLELNLDPRPKVRHLAQEGVRKVLTTPIPPKVVAGQHPYLARAREWVMNVLEEEVKTGGAKGKKARFADAEDMEGKKAIWVVQGLRGWVAVWGDDQLSALSSTLLSLPPLPHLTPQIYSLLALLLSPPPSDAASPTPSVLTNLPTILDSLLSSPPSAGDMPTYLSAIAGALIKMSLQDPTSLATYLPKAWNLLFKEILLAPNAPKPVVEAAVSALGQGGLIRYCITDEQILATLGYVRGGSHLPGARQKGRAPFLWKLLSSLTSALGSNPTRLPQLLKLLESLISRLRLRVLPPGLNPGGPAKADPSGRAPAAAQELLMDLIKEVGDLRSQRGFEWKDEVDGVVGVAIEVVGVQGVLEVLPLNIEPDASGTPPQPGRAHLLPLIRSHNTNSSLSFFSSYFRPLSERLFSLKVAAEDRGRAQEAKIWEVVVGQIWDCFPGFCDMPRDMKDGLDSSFLGLITSLLYTQPALLPSLLKGLSLLISSTTRLASSAAPQEELLKQFGVSQIDAQANMTLLKSLAKDMVSVLLNVFSKMPRESRGMVGDVIGHWVGIMEPSDLVETYQTVTTHLSNALSAPPAPTNAGESPISHTMLDLLIIFVPQLPLAQSLALFNASSTPSLLHHRDATVQKKSYRLLKRLLESPTLVPILTPDSYAEFVSKLLSSQPHIGPGAQRDRLQLLTTLVNVLPQDGLSVLPELVSEAVLGTKEVNEKARDAGFELVVEMGRKMAKGGKVNRAEGEEEDEVENTSVDASAEEYLTMVAAGLTGTTPHMISASINALSRLLFEFKDQVSDQTTSELLSTLTIFLTSKNREIVKSALGFAKVTIVSLPVATLRPHLPQLVPALLGWVHDHKNHFKSKTIHIFERLIRRFGFDEVYANAGERIEEKKVLVGIRKRKERAKKKRAGKDDEDEEGGKRQSMGNAFDDILYNSDSDLSSDEDEDGNATAKGQVQAQGKGQVKGKRAQQQQQQQQQRERREKGGAVYIRNDEDEPMDLLSRSIAGGVSTSNPALQAPRRKPGQLASKFQTDKSGKLIITDDNSADEADPSASAGAAFMANVANTTADGTYRDSRGNLKFNRNTKRAREAEGNILRGLDEEDAKKENKLRERKQMRKQLGEEFRAKRAGGDIKRDGGPDPYSYVPLGQTAGKKGKKGNFNLTNKKRGSRG, encoded by the exons ATGAGCTCGACTGATTTCGCCGCCGAGCTGGAAAAGGTCCGCCGCTTGACCGGCTCTCAGCTTGCACACCAATCAAAACCGGCCCAACTTTTGGTTGCCATCGAATCAACCATCATCAGCACTCTCAACGCCCCTCCTCCCCATTCTTCCACCGCATACTTTGCATCTCTCCTCCAGTGCCTTGAGAAAACTTGTGCAGATGAAgttggagatgatgaggataTGGCTGAGACTGAAAACATGGGACAAGGAGCTCTTATCCCTGCTACCCTTTACTTGCTCGCTATTGTAGTGCCCGAGACCCCCAATCAGGTCGTACTTTCGAAGCTTTCACCTTTACTCGAGTGTATCTTGCCTCTTTACGACTCTGCTTTGGAACATCCTCCAGCTTTACGCTCGCTCCTGCAAATCACAACCGCCGTTGTCCTCCTTGCTCCCCCTCCATTGTTGACCTCCTCGCCTCTTCTCAAGAAGGCTTGGAATTATCTCCTGGAGCTCAACCTCGATCCTCGTCCGAAAGTCCGACATCTCGCTCAAGAAGGTGTTCGTAAGGTGCTCACTACCCCCATACCTCCCAAGGTTGTCGCCGGGCAACATCCTTACCTCGCTAGGGCCAGAGAGTGGGTGATGAATGTccttgaggaagaagtcAAAACCGGTGGTGCTAAGGGCAAGAAGGCCAGGTTTGCAGATGCCGAGGATAtggaaggaaagaaggcTATTTGGGTTGTGCAGGGTCTTCGTGGATGGGTAGCTGTTTGGGGCGACGAC CAATTGTCGGCGCTTAGCTCTACActcctctctctccctcccctCCCCCACCTCACACCTCAAATCTATTCTCTTCTTGCCTTGCTCTTgtctcctcctccatcgGACGCTGCCTCACCCACCCCCTCTGTTCTTACTAACCTCCCTACCATCCTTGACTCATTgctttcttctccccctTCGGCCGGCGATATGCCCACCTATCTTTCAGCCATCGCTGGAGCTCTCATCAAAATGTCCCTTCAAGATCCCACTTCCTTAGCCACCTACCTTCCTAAGGCTTGGAATTTGCTCTTCAAAGAGATCTTGCTTGCCCCCAACGCTCCCAAGCCTGTTGTCGAGGCTGCGGTCTCCGctctcggccaaggcggtTTGATCAGGTACTGTATCACGGATGAGCAGATCTTGGCTACTCTCGGCTACGTTCGAGGCGGAAGCCACCTTCCCGGTGCGAGGCAAAAAGGCAGAGCGCCGTTCTTATGGAAATTGCTCTCTTCTCTCACTTCCGCTTTGGGTTCCAACCCCACCCGTCTTCCCCAACTTCTCAAGCTCCTTGAGTCTCTCATCTCCCGCCTTCGTCTCCGCGTCCTGCCTCCCGGGCTCAACCCTGGCGGTCCGGCCAAGGCCGATCCTTCTGGACGAGCACCTGCTGCCGCGCAAGAGTTGTTGATGGATTTGATTAAGGAAGTTGGTGATCTGAGGTCTCAGCGAGGATTCGAGTGGAAAGATGAAGTCGATGGAGTTGTGGGTGTTGCAATCGAGGTTGTCGGTGTGCAAGGTGTTTTGGAGGTACTTCCTTTGAACATTGAGCCTGATGC TTCGGGAACCCCTCCTCAGCCCGGTCGTGCCCATTTGCTCCCTCTTATCCGTTCGCACAACACAAactcttccctctccttcttttcttcctaCTTTCGTCCCTTGTCTGAGCGCCTGTTCTCCCTTAAGGTTGCCGCCGAAGATCGAGGTAGAGCACAGGAGGCAAAGATCTGGGAGGTTGTTGTCGGCCAAATTTGGGACTGTTTCCCAGGTTTCTGCGATATGCCTCGAGACATGAAGGACGGACTCgattcttctttcctcggTTTGATCACTTCCCTGCTCTACACTCAACCTGCACTCCTTCCTTCGCTCCTCAAGGgtctttccctcctcaTTAGCTCAACCACTCGTCTCGCTTCTTCTGCCGCGCCTCAGGAAGAACTTCTCAAGCAATTCGGCGTCTCTCAAATTGACGCCCAGGCAAACATGACTCTCCTCAAGTCTTTGGCCAAGGATATGGTCTCTGTATTGTTGAACGTGTTCTCCAAGATGCCTCGAGAATCTAGGGGTATGGTTGGAGATGTTATCGGTCATTGGGTGGGGATTATGGAGCCCTCAGATTTAGTTGAGACATATCAGACTGTCACCACCCATTTGTCCAATGCGCTATCAGCTCCTCCTGCGCCTACCAATGCCGGTGAAAGCCCTATCTCCCATACCATGCTTGATCTCTTGATCATCTTTGTCCCACAACTCCCTCTCGCCCAATCTCTCGCATTGTTTAACGCTTCATCCACTCCTTCTTTGCTGCACCATCGTGACGCCACTGTCCAGAAGAAGTCCTATCGACTCTTGAAGCGTCTTCTCGAATCACCCACCTTGGTTCCGATTCTCACGCCCGACTCTTACGCAGAGTTTGTGTCTAAACTCCTTTCTTCTCAACCCCATATCGGCCCTGGTGCCCAGCGTGACCGTCTTCAATTGCTAACCACTCTCGTAAACGTTCTTCCTCAGGACGGGCTTAGTGTTTTGCCAGAGTTGGTTAGTGAAGCCGTGTTGGGTACTAAGGAGGTCAATGAAAAGGCGAGAGATGCTGGTTTCGAACTGGTCGTCGAgatgggaaggaagatggcCAAGGGTGGAAAAGTCAACCGAGCTgaaggggaggaggaggatgaggtgGAGAACACATCAGTGGATGCCAGTGCGGAGGAGTACTTGACAATGGTCGCTGCTGGTCTGACGGGCACTACACCTCATATGATCAGTGCGAGCATCAATGCGTTGTCAAGGTTATTGTTTGAGTTCAAAG ACCAAGTTTCCGACCAGACCACTTCCGAACTCCTCTCGACTctcaccatcttcctcaCCTCCAAAAACCGAGAAATTGTCAAATCCGCTCTTGGTTTCGCCAAGGTCACCATCGTCTCTCTTCCCGTCGCCACTCTTCGCCCTCACCTTCCTCAGCTCGTTCCCGCCCTTCTCGGCTGGGTGCACGACCACAAGAATCACTTCAAGTCCAAGACTATCCATATCTTTGAACGACTCATCCGTAGGTTCGGCTTCGATGAAGTCTACGCCAACGCTGGTGAGAGGattgaagagaagaaggttcTGGTTGGTATTagaaagaggaaagagcGAGCTAAGAAGAAGCGAGCTGGTAAGGACGAtgaggacgaagaaggtGGTAAGAGGCAAAGTATGGGCAACGCGTTCGATGATATTCTCTACAACTCCGACTCCGACTTGTCGTccgatgaagatgaagatggaaaTGCCACTGCTAAGGGTCAGGTTCAGGCTCAAGGCAAGGGCCAGGTCAAGGGTAAGAGGGctcagcaacagcagcaacaacaacaacagagagaaagaagagaaaaaggaggagCTGTTTACATCCGAAACGATGAGGATGAGCCTATGGATCTCCTGTCGAGATCAATTGCTGGTGGTGTCTCTA CAAGTAACCCTGCTCTCCAAGCTCCTCGCCGTAAACCTGGTCAGCTCGCCTCTAAATTTCAAACCGACAAATCCGGAAAACTTATCATCACCGACGATAACTCTGCCGATGAGGCTGATCCTTCCGCTTCTGCCGGTGCCGCCTTCATGGCTAACGTTGCCAACACTACTGCTGATGGCACCTACCGCGATTCTCGAGGTAACTTGAAGTTTAACCGTAACACCAAGAGAGCCCGAGAAGCGGAAGGTAATATCTTGAGAGGCTtggatgaggaggatgcGAAGAAGGAGAACAAATTGAGGGAAAGGAAGCAAATGAGAAAGCAGCTTGGTGAAGAGTTTAGAGCCAAG CGAGCCGGTGGTGATATCAAGCGCGACGGGGGGCCTGATCCATACTCTTACGTCCCTCTTGGACAGACAGcggggaagaagggaaaaaaggGGAACTTCAACCTTACCAACAAAAAGAGAGGGTCCAGAGGATAA